A single genomic interval of Qingrenia yutianensis harbors:
- a CDS encoding glycoside hydrolase family 32 protein yields the protein MQKIHFKAPNCWINDPNGFIWYKGRYHLFYQCFPYSAHWGRMHWGHAVSTDLVNWEEKGIALFPSKTDDRSGCFSGSAIEYKDKMYIYYTGVNYTEEDPENINCCIDDTFTAAQLMITSEDGMKFDNITDKKTVIPPIEDKKIGDKNHTRDPKVWRGKDAWYMVLGSTVDKNGRLLFYKSSDLKTWQYLNYCEKDGFGWMWECPDFFEIDGKGVTIFSPMGFFNDGNGYDSVAVCMLSSFDENTGKMELSENYQLFDYGIDLYAPQSTTDEDGNRVVIAWARMPEAVITEKGEWCGMMCIPRIVDIKNNHVYIRPHTNVKNSFVTKLSAPKKSGYMLKTTLKNGESINVGGYVIKRENDKITTDRSEVFNIKGNYRLIAETPVINDGYELEIYVDEHLVEVFINNGEYVISNVVYGLTEEITGKNYDLYSA from the coding sequence ATGCAAAAAATTCATTTTAAGGCTCCAAACTGCTGGATAAATGACCCCAACGGGTTTATATGGTATAAAGGCCGATATCATTTGTTTTATCAATGTTTTCCGTATTCCGCGCATTGGGGAAGAATGCATTGGGGACACGCCGTAAGCACAGATCTCGTAAACTGGGAGGAAAAAGGCATTGCTCTTTTTCCGTCCAAGACAGATGACAGAAGCGGATGCTTTTCGGGCAGTGCGATTGAATATAAAGACAAAATGTATATTTACTATACGGGAGTGAATTATACTGAAGAAGATCCCGAAAATATAAACTGCTGTATTGATGATACATTCACGGCGGCACAGCTTATGATAACTTCAGAAGATGGTATGAAATTCGACAATATAACGGACAAAAAAACCGTTATTCCACCCATAGAAGATAAAAAAATAGGCGACAAAAATCATACTCGCGACCCTAAAGTGTGGCGCGGCAAAGATGCATGGTATATGGTTCTCGGAAGTACCGTCGATAAAAACGGCAGACTGCTTTTCTATAAGAGCTCGGACTTGAAAACATGGCAATATCTCAACTATTGCGAAAAAGACGGCTTCGGCTGGATGTGGGAATGTCCCGATTTCTTCGAGATTGACGGAAAGGGAGTGACAATCTTCTCCCCGATGGGATTTTTCAATGACGGAAACGGATATGATTCCGTTGCGGTTTGCATGCTTTCTTCATTCGATGAAAATACAGGCAAAATGGAGCTTTCCGAGAATTATCAGCTTTTTGATTACGGAATTGACCTTTATGCACCTCAAAGCACGACCGATGAGGACGGAAACCGTGTTGTTATTGCCTGGGCGAGAATGCCCGAGGCGGTTATCACCGAAAAAGGCGAATGGTGCGGTATGATGTGTATTCCGAGAATTGTCGATATAAAGAATAATCATGTATATATAAGACCGCATACGAATGTTAAAAATTCATTTGTAACAAAGCTGTCTGCCCCGAAAAAATCAGGGTATATGCTGAAAACAACACTAAAAAACGGAGAAAGCATCAATGTCGGCGGATACGTAATAAAGCGTGAAAACGATAAGATTACGACGGATCGTTCAGAAGTATTTAACATAAAGGGTAACTACAGACTTATTGCCGAAACCCCTGTTATTAACGACGGATATGAACTTGAGATTTATGTCGATGAGCATCTCGTTGAAGTATTTATCAATAACGGCGAATATGTTATAAGCAATGTTGTATATGGTCTTACTGAAGAAATTACAGGTAAAAATTATGACTTATATTCTGCGTAG
- a CDS encoding carbohydrate ABC transporter permease, producing MKRKKQKIFNIALAVIMLIMSLFFLFPVIWMLANSFKPDAAITADMNSAMAFVPPAPGKGFFDNYKAILFNTSFIRYMLNTLFYAAIMIVSGIIVNGLAGYALAKIKFPFRDRWLAVIMMLMVIPTETIITINFMFVSKMGLLNTVFGYILPMIVNPFNIFLFRQVFVALPDDVWEAAQLDHCNPVKYFFTMVLPMSKTVVATVSVFTFLNVWNDYLWPSLVFTSSNLLTAQIGLNSITSNDNTTMGQTLAVITLITIPVIIIYSLFSKQIVEGVISTGSKEG from the coding sequence ATGAAAAGAAAAAAGCAAAAGATATTTAATATAGCCCTTGCGGTAATCATGCTTATTATGTCACTGTTTTTCCTGTTTCCGGTGATTTGGATGCTTGCAAACTCTTTTAAGCCGGATGCGGCAATCACGGCGGATATGAATTCGGCAATGGCATTTGTACCACCCGCACCGGGAAAAGGTTTTTTTGATAACTACAAGGCAATTCTTTTTAATACAAGCTTTATACGCTATATGCTAAACACATTATTCTATGCGGCAATAATGATTGTCTCCGGTATAATAGTAAACGGGCTTGCGGGGTATGCGCTTGCAAAAATCAAGTTTCCTTTCCGTGACAGATGGCTTGCGGTAATCATGATGCTTATGGTTATACCGACAGAAACAATTATCACAATAAACTTTATGTTTGTTTCTAAAATGGGTCTTCTTAATACCGTTTTCGGATATATTCTTCCGATGATTGTAAATCCGTTTAACATTTTCTTATTCAGGCAAGTTTTCGTAGCCTTACCGGATGATGTATGGGAAGCGGCACAGCTTGACCATTGCAACCCCGTAAAGTATTTTTTCACAATGGTTCTGCCAATGTCTAAAACCGTTGTGGCAACAGTAAGTGTTTTTACTTTCCTTAATGTATGGAATGACTATCTTTGGCCGTCGCTTGTTTTTACATCAAGCAATCTTTTAACGGCACAAATCGGTCTTAATTCCATCACATCCAATGACAATACGACAATGGGGCAAACACTTGCGGTTATCACGCTTATTACAATTCCGGTTATAATAATCTATTCGCTTTTCTCAAAACAAATTGTGGAAGGTGTTATTTCAACAGGTTCTAAGGAGGGTTAA
- a CDS encoding ABC transporter ATP-binding protein, with product MSFIEMKNVCKRYAGAEKNSVTDFNLSIEKGEFIAFVGPSGCGKSTTLRMIAGFEEITSGDLYINGNRMNTVLPRDRGISMVFQNYALYPHMTVEKNISYGLKNMKVPKDEINRKVDWAIDVLGLSEYRYRKPKNLSGGQRQRVALGRAIVKNQELFLMDEPLSNLDAKLRVSMRTEISRLHRELGSTTIYVTHDQVEAMTMADRIVNMKDGIIQQVGKPMDLYEHPANKFVAGFIGSPQMNFYDVNVKGNTVVFSDGSSIDLPDSVMSHLAGKEGEFIIGIRGEDIKVDAQNMDLYKENKMFATVENVEIMGNENNLYFNFANTQTIARVSKYEISKPGDTIDFVFIPSRIHFFDKQTEKSLF from the coding sequence ATGAGTTTTATAGAAATGAAAAATGTGTGCAAAAGATATGCGGGTGCAGAAAAGAATTCGGTTACCGATTTTAATCTTTCAATAGAAAAAGGCGAATTTATCGCATTTGTAGGACCTTCGGGATGCGGAAAATCGACGACGCTCAGAATGATAGCCGGATTTGAAGAAATAACAAGCGGCGATTTGTATATTAACGGAAATCGTATGAACACGGTGTTGCCGCGTGATAGAGGCATTTCAATGGTATTTCAAAACTATGCTCTTTATCCGCATATGACGGTTGAGAAGAATATTTCATACGGTCTTAAAAATATGAAGGTTCCAAAAGACGAAATTAACAGAAAAGTGGACTGGGCAATCGATGTTTTGGGTCTTTCGGAATACAGGTACAGAAAGCCGAAAAATCTTTCGGGCGGACAACGCCAAAGAGTCGCTCTCGGGCGTGCGATTGTGAAAAATCAAGAATTGTTTCTTATGGACGAACCTCTTTCAAATCTTGATGCAAAGCTAAGAGTCAGCATGAGAACGGAAATAAGCAGACTTCATCGTGAACTCGGAAGCACTACTATTTATGTGACGCACGACCAGGTTGAGGCTATGACGATGGCGGATCGAATTGTAAATATGAAAGACGGCATTATTCAGCAAGTCGGAAAACCGATGGATCTTTATGAACACCCGGCAAATAAATTTGTGGCAGGATTTATAGGTTCGCCCCAAATGAATTTTTATGATGTTAATGTTAAGGGAAACACTGTTGTGTTCTCTGACGGAAGCAGTATTGATCTTCCCGATTCCGTTATGTCGCATCTCGCCGGAAAAGAAGGCGAATTTATTATTGGAATCCGAGGCGAGGATATTAAGGTTGATGCACAAAATATGGATCTTTATAAAGAGAATAAAATGTTTGCAACTGTAGAAAATGTCGAAATTATGGGAAATGAGAATAACCTTTATTTCAACTTTGCAAACACCCAAACAATTGCAAGAGTTTCAAAATACGAAATAAGCAAGCCGGGCGATACCATCGATTTTGTGTTTATTCCGTCAAGAATACATTTTTTTGATAAACAGACAGAGAAAAGTCTTTTCTGA